A window of the Lactuca sativa cultivar Salinas chromosome 5, Lsat_Salinas_v11, whole genome shotgun sequence genome harbors these coding sequences:
- the LOC111880960 gene encoding peroxidase 9 has translation MASFKLLYTTLTLLALLSSSTFCSGFPSFHFGWGNGGGGGGGGVSRPIGGRKYSGLFPGFYSHTCPQANDIVMSVLEKAISKEPRMAASLLRLHFHDCFVQGCDASVLLDDHPTFKSEKKSVPNKNSLRGFEVIDEIKSKLEQTCPETVSCADILALAARGSTILSGGPNWELPLGRRDSKKASLNGSNKNIPPPNSTIQNLLTFFQRQGLNEVDLVSLSGAHTIGMARCTTFKQRLYNQNGNNQPDSTLERSYYHDLKSVCPKTGGDSNISPLDRTSPMTFDNTYFKLIMSGKGLLTSDQVLLSGNLGKTMELVKHFADDHVLFFRHFAQSMVKMGNISPITGYKGEVRKNCRRVN, from the exons ATGGCTTCTTTCAAACTTCTCTACACTACTTTGACACTACTTGCTCTACTCTCCTCCTCCACCTTTTGCTCAGGTTTTCCCAGCTTCCACTTTGGCTGGGGTAAcggcggcggcggtggtggtggtggtgtaagCCGCCCTATTGGTGGTCGGAAGTATTCTGGACTTTTCCCAGGTTTCTACAGTCATACGTGTCCTCAAGCTAATGACATTGTCATGTCAGTCCTTGAAAAGGCCATTTCAAAAGAGCCAAGAATGGCAGCTTCTTTACTCAGGCTTCATTTCCATGACTGTTTTGTTCAG GGATGTGATGCTTCTGTCTTATTGGATGATCATCCAACATTCAAAAGCGAAAAGAAATCTGTCCCCAACAAAAACTCTCTTCGGGGATTTGAAGTGATCGACGAAATCAAATCTAAACTCGAACAAACATGTCCGGAGACCGTTTCTTGTGCAGACATTCTCGCCCTTGCTGCTCGAGGCTCCACTATTCTC AGTGGAGGACCGAATTGGGAATTGCCATTAGGAAGAAGAGATTCAAAAAAAGCAAGTCTCAATGGCTCAAACAAGAACATTCCTCCACCAAATTCcactattcaaaaccttttaaCGTTTTTTCAGCGCCAAGGTCTCAATGAAGTCGATCTAGTCTCTCTTTCTG GAGCTCATACGATTGGGATGGCAAGATGTACAACATTCAAGCAACGTTTATACAATCAAAATGGAAACAATCAACCAGATTCAACTCTTGAAAGAAGCTACTACCATGACTTAAAATCAGTATGCCCGAAAACAGGTGGCGATAGTAACATTTCACCATTAGATCGCACATCACCTATGACATTTGACAACACGTATTTCAAGCTCATTATGTCGGGAAAAGGACTTCTCACATCCGATCAAGTTCTTCTGTCtggaaaccttggaaaaaccatGGAGTTAGTGAAGCATTTCGCTGATGATCATGTTCTTTTCTTCCGTCATTTTGCTCAATCCATGGTTAAAATGGGAAACATTAGTCCGATTACTGGTTACAAGGGTGAAGTAAGGAAGAACTGTCGTAGGGttaactaa